The segment GTCGGCAAATCGACGCTACGATTTCAAGAATTGCTCCGTGCCGCCGGCGGTGATCGCCGAACTGCTCCAACAAAACTTGAGGTGGCGATGGGCCTGGAAACGGCGCATCCGGAAGCGTTGAAGAAGCTCAACAAACGGATGACGCCGGAACAATTCCGGCGTGCGGCTGAATTTCTGAAAAGGAACGGCATCGCTCTGCGCGTCTTCGTTCTCGTCAAACCTCCGTTCCTGAGTGAAAACGAGGCGCTGAACTGGGCAAACCGTTCGGTTGATTTCGCCTTTGATTGTGGTGCGACGGCAGTATCTCTCATTCCCACGCGCTTTGGCAACGGCGCGCTGGAAGCGCTGGCTCAACAGGGCAGGTTTTCTCCGCCAGAGTTGGCGACGCTCGAAGCCGCTTTGGACTACGGCGTGGGATTGAAACGCGGGCGTGCCTTCGCTGACTTATGGGACTTGGAAAAATTTTCCGAGTGCGGGGAGTGTTTCGAGCGGAGGCGCGCGCGCCTGCAGGAGATGAACCTGGGTCAGACCGTCCTGCCGCGGGTGGTTTGCGCTCGTTGCGGAAATAAGGCCCGAGGAAACCGCTCATCTTCCGGCGCATTGTGAAGGCAGACTTCGACATCGCAGTGGTTGGCTCAGGTTTTGGCGGATCGCTCACGGCAATGATCGCCAGACAACTGGGTCGCTCCGTGATCATGATTGAACGTGAGAGTCATCCGCGCTTTGTCATCGGCGAATCATCCACACCGCTCGCCAGCCTGCTGCTGGAGGAACTGGCGGTGCGTTACGACCTGCCAAGGTTGCTGCCGCTGACGAAATGGGGGGCATGGCGGGCGGCGTATCCGCGAATCGCCTGCGGCTTGAAGCGCGGCTTCACGTTCTTTCATCATCGTATCGGCGAGTCGTTTACCCGGGACCCCGAACGTCGGAACGAGCTGCTGGTTGCCGCCAGTCCGCGTGATGAAATCGCGGATACACATTGGTATCGCGCGGAATTCGATCATTTTCTGGTCAGCGAAGCACAGGTCATGGGAGTGGAATACCTCGACCGCGCGAGGCTTGAAAACGTGTCTTTCAGCGGCGGCCGCGTGACGCTTGATGGCGAACGCGACGGACAAGGGATCTCCGTTGGTGCCCGGTTCGTCATTGACGCCACCGGTTCCCGTGGATTCCTGCACCGCTCACTGCAACTATCCGAAGCGCCGTTTGAAAACCTTCCGACCACCCAGGCTCTCTTCT is part of the Candidatus Angelobacter sp. genome and harbors:
- a CDS encoding radical SAM protein, producing MTSQYPEEPRQRDQWILTRRGGRNQLDPFKPHAFHVEEERSESGAIVSVATIFLTNRECPWHCLMCDLWKNTLTETVPAGAILKQIDYALSRMGGFGFVPPPKSGSAKKVRGNDGAVLPIKKIKLYNSGSFFDPQAIPPDEHEGIARRVAEFERVIVECHPALVGKSTLRFQELLRAAGGDRRTAPTKLEVAMGLETAHPEALKKLNKRMTPEQFRRAAEFLKRNGIALRVFVLVKPPFLSENEALNWANRSVDFAFDCGATAVSLIPTRFGNGALEALAQQGRFSPPELATLEAALDYGVGLKRGRAFADLWDLEKFSECGECFERRRARLQEMNLGQTVLPRVVCARCGNKARGNRSSSGAL